In one Pelecanus crispus isolate bPelCri1 chromosome 12, bPelCri1.pri, whole genome shotgun sequence genomic region, the following are encoded:
- the PTRH2 gene encoding peptidyl-tRNA hydrolase 2, mitochondrial, which yields MDYLSQPGFLSVVAGVVCGVCLGWGIRGRFLRQPKARMAASANNLGSEANIMGESGEFKMVLIVRNDLKMGKGKVAAQCSHAAVSAYKQVQRRNPELLKQWEYCGQPKVVLKAPDEETLIQLLTDAKHLGLTVSLIQDAGRTQIAPGSQTVLGIGPGPADVIDEVSGHLKLF from the coding sequence ATGGATTATCTGTCTCAACCCGGCTTCCTCAGCGTCGTCGCTGGAGTCGTGTGCGGAGTGTGCCTAGGATGGGGCATTCGTGGGAGATTTTTAAGGCAGCCCAAAGCCAGAATGGCTGCATCTGCAAACAACCTGGGGAGCGAAGCTAACATCATGGGAGAGTCCGGGGAGTTCAAGATGGTGCTGATTGTCCGCAACGATTTGAAgatgggaaaggggaaagtAGCAGCGCAGTGTTCccatgctgctgtttctgcctACAAGCAAGTTCAGAGAAGAAATCCTGAACTCCTGAAACAGTGGGAATACTGCGGACAACCTAAAGTGGTCCTCAAAGCTCCTGATGAAGAGACTCTGATCCAACTCCTGACTGATGCTAAACACCTCGGACTGACCGTGAGCTTAATACAAGACGCGGGTCGTACTCAGATAGCTCCAGGCTCCCAGACAGTCCTTGGCATTGGACCGGGACCAGCTGATGTAATAGATGAAGTTTCTGGTCACCTAAAACTCTTCTAA